The following proteins are encoded in a genomic region of Enterocloster clostridioformis:
- a CDS encoding transglutaminase-like domain-containing protein translates to MDNSYFETLAVPLPEDIEKLKWRGDFDRAVRRIDSRLKGDISQALRKRLMIEKEILKRMPGQYPYAWSEALDMLRDNVRDFKDSELETLWEEDAADWIYVDGEVRFRSSFLKNVLKTRKEYENRALDRELVRSKAENFGLLNRTIASMKEKGGAGCRFCIRGTLGIQEEAEREGEDIKVYLPLPIEYAQIKNVKIHSVRIGEREAEKQEYTIARADAFQRTICFHTKHRKGQKYSVEFSFENREAYLDFSHVGLEYSEEKHGGEKQGANGLAEPADVWLAQQQPHIRFTPLIRELAAEIVGEEQDPLKKARRIYDYITTHVMYSFVRSYFTLTDIPQYAASSMKGDCGVQALLFITLCRETGIPARWQAGLYTSPFEISCHDWAQFYTNAHGWRCADCSFGGAAYREGDTERWDFYFGNLDPFRLPAAREFGYEFEPPMTHLRNDPYDNQMGEAEYGDRSLLEEEYSTGYEMISLEDITY, encoded by the coding sequence ATGGACAACAGTTATTTTGAGACTCTGGCGGTTCCGCTGCCGGAGGACATAGAAAAGTTAAAGTGGAGAGGGGATTTTGACAGGGCTGTCCGTAGGATTGACAGCAGGCTGAAAGGGGATATTTCCCAGGCTTTGAGAAAGCGTCTTATGATTGAAAAGGAGATTCTTAAGCGCATGCCGGGACAATACCCCTATGCATGGTCAGAGGCCCTTGATATGCTGCGGGACAATGTAAGGGATTTTAAGGACAGTGAACTCGAAACCCTGTGGGAGGAGGATGCCGCGGATTGGATTTACGTGGATGGAGAGGTACGCTTCCGGAGCAGCTTCCTGAAAAATGTCTTAAAGACCAGGAAAGAATATGAGAACCGGGCACTGGACCGGGAACTGGTCCGGTCTAAGGCGGAAAACTTCGGGCTGCTTAACAGAACCATTGCTTCCATGAAAGAAAAGGGAGGCGCCGGATGCAGGTTTTGCATCCGCGGGACACTTGGGATCCAGGAGGAAGCGGAGCGGGAAGGTGAAGATATCAAGGTCTACCTGCCCCTGCCAATTGAATATGCCCAGATAAAGAATGTGAAAATCCACAGCGTAAGAATCGGGGAAAGGGAAGCCGAAAAACAGGAGTATACCATTGCGAGGGCAGATGCCTTCCAGCGCACCATCTGTTTTCATACAAAACACAGGAAGGGGCAGAAATATTCGGTGGAGTTTTCCTTTGAGAACCGGGAAGCATACCTGGATTTCTCCCATGTCGGTCTGGAATACAGCGAAGAGAAGCACGGCGGAGAGAAACAAGGAGCAAATGGTTTGGCGGAGCCCGCGGATGTCTGGCTGGCGCAGCAGCAGCCCCATATCCGCTTCACTCCCCTGATCCGGGAACTGGCGGCTGAAATCGTGGGGGAGGAACAGGATCCCTTAAAGAAGGCCAGAAGAATATATGACTATATCACCACCCATGTGATGTATTCCTTTGTGCGCAGCTATTTTACCCTGACCGACATTCCGCAGTATGCGGCCTCGTCCATGAAGGGAGACTGCGGCGTACAGGCGCTTTTGTTTATCACCCTGTGCCGTGAGACCGGCATTCCGGCCAGATGGCAGGCGGGACTCTATACATCGCCCTTTGAAATCAGCTGCCATGACTGGGCACAGTTCTATACAAACGCCCATGGATGGCGTTGCGCGGACTGTTCCTTCGGAGGTGCGGCCTACCGGGAGGGGGACACAGAGAGATGGGATTTCTACTTCGGAAACCTGGATCCCTTCCGTCTTCCGGCAGCCAGGGAGTTCGGATATGAGTTTGAACCGCCCATGACCCATTTGAGAAACGACCCCTATGATAACCAGATGGGGGAGGCGGAATATGGGGACAGAAGCCTTCTGGAAGAGGAATACAGCACGGGATATGAGATGATTTCCCTGGAGGACATAACATATTGA
- a CDS encoding SpoIID/LytB domain-containing protein yields MKNRMIAWVSGVILVVVTLMVIIVKMEPPRDGIIRAQAMKAMALALTDKEECEKRAEERETSHFSAKEKDNWFVKYMDYLYDEGYLDPELTPASLAAAQGYLTYAEASYMAAQVSGKLKLQTGSTRKNRDQAFPEEDWWKLYDSILRETDPEGKVEETEAVLYGTPSNLEQAESWTAYTTAGNFGFQGLALDAFLDCEIRFLARGGEMITSSLVSRNVVYENVWLAESDGRHFKAYLGTAYREFPVSAKLGGEDGMAGNLADLHMEDGKLVKITMKRDRLSGKVLSVTEDAIEIEGYGEIPLAPNFHVYKVYGDFKVLKASDILVGYNLQEFVAADGKLCAALLEREFDAKTIRVLLMDTGFKSVFHASADLVLGSGADLEYENAKGKMVGERLEAGTQLTVGPDSPYLEFGRMIITPDEPEAITIRSIERSQGTPVYSGSLEIKGMPEGLVLVNDLYLEDYLTKVVPSEMPPSYEKEALKAQAVCARTYAYRQIQGNTYSQYGAHVDDSTNFQVYNNTSADDKSTQAVKETYGKMLFYEDKPIEAFYFSTSCGRTADAGVWGTDSGKYPYLRAAEVKEGGKSLGKEDNDGFESYIKREDVIAYDTSYPMFRWQTDLPADVASAQISGAGQIQDMTITDRGPGGIAGELTVTGTDGTVTIKGQSSIRATLGNPSLIITKKDGGTMTGNATLPSAFIAIEKRTGEDGGVSFHIYGGGFGHGVGMSQNGAQGMAKTGKGYKQILDFFYHGTELRECSES; encoded by the coding sequence ATGAAGAACAGGATGATAGCATGGGTAAGCGGCGTGATACTGGTGGTGGTCACACTTATGGTGATAATCGTAAAGATGGAGCCGCCCAGGGACGGAATCATAAGGGCCCAGGCAATGAAGGCCATGGCTCTGGCCCTTACAGACAAGGAAGAGTGTGAAAAGAGGGCAGAGGAACGGGAAACCTCCCATTTTTCTGCAAAGGAAAAGGACAACTGGTTTGTCAAATATATGGATTATCTCTATGATGAGGGCTATCTGGACCCGGAGCTTACGCCTGCTTCCCTGGCCGCTGCCCAGGGATATCTTACATACGCAGAGGCTTCGTACATGGCCGCCCAGGTGTCCGGCAAGCTGAAGCTTCAGACCGGTTCCACCAGAAAAAACAGAGACCAGGCGTTTCCGGAGGAGGACTGGTGGAAACTGTACGATTCCATATTGAGGGAGACAGATCCGGAGGGGAAAGTGGAGGAGACGGAGGCCGTGCTCTACGGCACCCCGTCCAATCTTGAACAGGCCGAGAGCTGGACTGCCTATACCACAGCCGGCAACTTCGGGTTTCAGGGACTTGCTCTGGACGCGTTCCTGGACTGTGAGATACGGTTTCTGGCCAGGGGCGGGGAGATGATAACTTCCAGTCTCGTGTCCAGAAATGTGGTCTATGAGAATGTCTGGCTGGCTGAAAGTGACGGCAGACATTTTAAGGCGTATCTGGGTACGGCCTACCGGGAGTTTCCGGTGAGCGCCAAACTTGGCGGGGAAGACGGAATGGCCGGGAATCTGGCTGACCTTCACATGGAGGACGGCAAGCTGGTCAAAATTACTATGAAACGGGACCGGTTAAGCGGCAAGGTGCTGTCCGTAACAGAGGATGCCATTGAGATAGAAGGCTACGGGGAGATTCCCCTGGCTCCTAATTTCCATGTATATAAGGTATATGGGGATTTTAAGGTGCTGAAGGCGTCGGACATACTGGTGGGCTATAACCTTCAGGAATTTGTGGCGGCAGACGGAAAATTGTGCGCAGCACTTTTGGAGAGGGAATTTGACGCCAAGACCATCCGCGTCCTTTTGATGGACACGGGCTTTAAGAGTGTGTTCCATGCGTCCGCGGACCTGGTGTTGGGAAGCGGCGCTGATTTGGAATATGAGAATGCCAAGGGAAAGATGGTGGGAGAGCGCCTGGAGGCAGGTACGCAGCTTACGGTTGGTCCTGACAGCCCCTATCTGGAGTTTGGACGCATGATCATCACGCCGGATGAACCGGAGGCAATCACCATCCGTTCCATTGAGCGGAGCCAGGGCACGCCGGTTTACAGCGGGAGTCTGGAAATCAAGGGAATGCCGGAAGGGCTGGTTCTGGTCAATGATTTGTATTTGGAGGATTACCTGACAAAGGTAGTGCCCAGCGAGATGCCCCCATCCTATGAAAAGGAGGCCCTGAAGGCCCAGGCCGTGTGTGCCAGGACCTATGCCTACCGGCAGATCCAGGGCAATACTTACAGCCAGTATGGCGCCCATGTGGATGACAGCACGAATTTCCAGGTCTATAATAATACCTCTGCCGATGATAAATCCACCCAGGCCGTAAAGGAGACTTACGGAAAGATGCTGTTTTACGAGGATAAACCCATTGAGGCGTTTTATTTCTCCACCTCCTGCGGCCGTACGGCGGATGCCGGCGTTTGGGGTACTGACAGCGGAAAATATCCCTATCTGAGGGCCGCGGAGGTAAAAGAGGGAGGAAAGAGCCTGGGAAAGGAAGATAACGATGGCTTTGAATCCTATATTAAGAGGGAGGATGTGATTGCCTATGACACCTCTTATCCCATGTTCCGCTGGCAGACAGACCTTCCGGCCGACGTGGCTTCCGCCCAGATAAGCGGAGCGGGCCAGATACAGGATATGACCATAACAGACAGGGGACCGGGGGGCATAGCAGGCGAGCTTACAGTCACGGGCACTGACGGTACCGTTACAATCAAAGGACAGTCCTCCATACGCGCTACACTGGGAAATCCGTCCCTGATTATCACCAAGAAGGACGGGGGGACCATGACCGGAAACGCCACTCTTCCCAGCGCCTTTATCGCCATTGAGAAGAGGACGGGGGAGGATGGAGGCGTTTCCTTCCATATATATGGAGGCGGCTTCGGCCACGGAGTGGGCATGAGCCAGAATGGGGCTCAGGGCATGGCAAAGACAGGAAAAGGTTACAAGCAGATCTTAGACTTTTTCTATCACGGCACGGAGCTGCGGGAGTGCAGTGAGAGCTAG
- a CDS encoding 3D domain-containing protein has translation MHYFKKTLLAAAMAAFSLTPAFPAFADEPVGTDVTVVEAGTSDTSEDSVQDVQESQETSGSRESKDHRASVVDEEEYISQGPGVQKEEKEEAPAPRETSLGRFTITGYCGCEQCSGGHNLTYSGMVPTPNHTISADLNYFPLGTKLKIDGTVYTVEDKGSFVNGNILDIYYGSHQEALAKGTYTTEVFLVQD, from the coding sequence ATGCATTACTTTAAGAAAACCCTTCTGGCCGCAGCCATGGCTGCATTCAGTCTCACGCCGGCCTTTCCGGCATTTGCCGACGAGCCCGTGGGAACGGATGTGACCGTAGTGGAGGCCGGTACATCAGATACGTCTGAGGACTCAGTCCAGGATGTCCAGGAGTCTCAGGAAACCTCCGGTTCCCGGGAATCCAAAGACCACAGAGCCTCTGTTGTTGATGAAGAGGAATATATATCCCAGGGACCAGGCGTCCAAAAAGAAGAGAAGGAGGAAGCTCCGGCCCCCAGGGAGACATCCCTTGGACGGTTTACCATCACAGGATACTGCGGCTGCGAACAGTGCTCCGGCGGTCATAACCTTACCTACTCCGGCATGGTTCCCACCCCAAACCACACCATTTCCGCTGATTTAAATTATTTTCCTCTTGGAACTAAGCTGAAAATCGACGGAACCGTCTACACGGTGGAGGACAAAGGTTCTTTTGTAAATGGTAATATTCTCGATATTTATTACGGCTCCCACCAGGAAGCCCTGGCCAAAGGTACATACACTACAGAGGTATTCTTAGTGCAGGATTGA
- the grpE gene encoding nucleotide exchange factor GrpE, whose translation MKDEELKKEDEALKAERAGGKDQASGTGEAKETEASNDIPETQESTPEETEETEESTEQAPASETEEKKGFFKKKKDPRDEKIEELTDRVKRQMAEFENFRKRTDKEKSAMYEMGAKDIIERILPVIDNFERGLATVPEDAKETPLAEGMEKIYKQFRKTLEEAGVKAIEAVGREFDPNYHNAVMHVDDDSLGENIVAEELQKGYMYRDSVVRHSMVKVAN comes from the coding sequence ATGAAAGACGAAGAGTTAAAAAAGGAAGACGAGGCCCTGAAGGCAGAGCGGGCAGGGGGAAAAGACCAGGCTTCTGGGACCGGGGAGGCAAAGGAGACGGAAGCTTCTAATGATATCCCGGAGACACAGGAAAGCACCCCGGAGGAAACAGAGGAAACAGAGGAGAGCACAGAGCAGGCGCCTGCCAGTGAAACGGAAGAAAAAAAAGGATTCTTTAAGAAGAAAAAGGACCCCAGGGATGAAAAGATAGAGGAGCTCACTGACCGGGTGAAGCGGCAGATGGCGGAATTTGAGAATTTCCGCAAGCGGACAGACAAGGAAAAGTCCGCCATGTATGAGATGGGAGCCAAGGACATTATAGAGAGAATCCTTCCCGTCATCGACAATTTTGAGAGAGGCCTGGCAACTGTGCCTGAGGATGCAAAGGAAACACCTCTTGCGGAGGGCATGGAGAAGATATATAAGCAGTTCCGGAAAACACTGGAGGAAGCCGGCGTGAAAGCCATTGAGGCAGTAGGCCGGGAGTTTGACCCCAACTACCACAACGCGGTGATGCATGTGGATGATGATAGCCTGGGAGAGAACATAGTGGCGGAGGAACTGCAGAAGGGTTACATGTACAGGGACAGCGTGGTCAGACACAGTATGGTAAAAGTGGCAAATTGA
- the dnaJ gene encoding molecular chaperone DnaJ, translated as MAESKRDYYEVLGVPKDADEDALKKAYRKLAKKYHPDANPGDKEAEAKFKEASEAYSVLSDPQKRQQYDQFGHAAFEQGGAGAGGFGGGFGGFDFGGDMGDIFGDIFGDIFGGGRSGRARSGPSRGANIKTSVRITFEEAVFGCDKEIEINFKENCASCHGTGAKAGTSPQTCSKCNGKGKIMYTQQSFFGTVQNVQTCPDCNGTGQVIKEKCPDCYGTGYKTVRKKFKVSIPAGIDNGQCVRLAGGGEPGTGGGERGDLLVEAVVSQHPIFKRQDTSIYSTVPISFARAALGGPIRIKTVDGEVEYDVRPGTQTDTKVRLKGKGVPSLRSRSVRGDHYVTLVVQVPERMNQAQKEALRRFDDAMNGVTSQEEEKPKKKGIFK; from the coding sequence ATGGCAGAGAGTAAGAGAGATTACTATGAAGTTCTGGGCGTTCCCAAAGATGCGGATGAGGATGCATTGAAAAAAGCATACAGGAAACTTGCCAAGAAATACCACCCCGATGCCAATCCAGGCGATAAAGAGGCAGAGGCCAAGTTCAAAGAAGCTTCCGAGGCATACAGCGTGTTAAGCGACCCTCAGAAACGTCAGCAGTACGACCAGTTCGGCCATGCTGCGTTTGAACAGGGCGGAGCCGGTGCGGGCGGCTTTGGCGGCGGCTTCGGCGGCTTTGACTTCGGCGGGGATATGGGTGATATCTTCGGCGATATTTTTGGTGATATTTTTGGCGGCGGCAGGTCCGGGAGGGCCAGGAGCGGTCCCTCGCGGGGCGCCAACATAAAGACTTCTGTTAGGATTACATTTGAGGAAGCTGTATTTGGCTGTGATAAAGAGATAGAGATTAACTTTAAAGAAAACTGTGCCAGCTGTCACGGCACGGGCGCTAAGGCAGGCACCTCCCCCCAGACCTGTTCAAAGTGTAACGGAAAGGGCAAAATCATGTACACGCAGCAGTCCTTCTTCGGAACCGTACAGAATGTGCAGACCTGTCCTGACTGTAACGGTACAGGACAGGTAATCAAGGAAAAGTGTCCTGACTGCTACGGCACGGGCTATAAGACCGTCCGCAAAAAATTCAAGGTATCCATACCTGCAGGCATTGACAATGGTCAGTGTGTGCGTCTGGCAGGGGGCGGTGAACCCGGCACAGGCGGCGGTGAGCGCGGTGATTTGCTGGTGGAGGCAGTTGTTTCCCAGCATCCCATATTCAAGCGCCAGGATACCAGTATTTATTCCACGGTGCCCATTTCCTTTGCGCGGGCAGCCCTGGGAGGCCCCATCCGCATAAAGACCGTGGACGGCGAAGTGGAGTACGATGTAAGACCGGGTACCCAGACAGATACCAAGGTGCGCTTAAAGGGCAAGGGTGTTCCCTCGCTGCGCAGCCGCAGTGTCAGGGGAGATCACTATGTTACCCTGGTGGTACAGGTTCCGGAACGCATGAACCAGGCGCAGAAGGAAGCCTTAAGGCGGTTTGACGATGCCATGAACGGCGTCACGTCCCAGGAGGAAGAGAAGCCTAAGAAAAAGGGGATTTTCAAATAG
- a CDS encoding SDR family oxidoreductase, producing MNRRLLITGAGGFLGSRICEYFSGRDGYEAVGVTHRELDIEDFVAVSAFVKAIRPDYVLHCAAISNTGVCERNPVLSEKVNVRGTVNLAKACRKAGSRMIFTSSDQIYNTSHSLEPNREGSEGKPGNVYGRDKKRAEEAMLTYLPDAVALRLTWLYDAPSRGRVAGQGLLQKLTDALKERREVEFPVHDYRGITYVWEVVRHLEEAMGLPGGVYNFGSENRYNTFDTARLFLRELAGSDSGSILKCNDERFASCPRNLTMNTDKIRSHGIRFFNTSEGIRKCCLEHREMSQAWC from the coding sequence ATGAACAGACGCTTATTAATAACCGGGGCCGGGGGATTTCTCGGTTCCCGGATTTGTGAATATTTTAGTGGCAGGGACGGATATGAGGCAGTGGGGGTGACACACAGGGAACTGGATATTGAGGATTTTGTGGCGGTTTCCGCCTTTGTAAAGGCCATCCGGCCTGACTATGTCCTGCACTGCGCGGCAATTTCAAATACGGGTGTATGTGAAAGGAATCCTGTCCTTTCAGAGAAAGTCAATGTCAGGGGAACCGTCAATCTGGCCAAGGCGTGCAGGAAAGCCGGCAGCCGCATGATATTTACCAGTTCAGACCAGATTTACAACACATCCCATTCCCTGGAGCCCAACCGTGAGGGCAGCGAGGGAAAGCCGGGAAATGTGTATGGAAGAGATAAGAAACGGGCGGAGGAAGCCATGCTCACATACCTGCCGGATGCGGTGGCCCTCAGGCTTACATGGTTGTATGACGCCCCGTCCAGGGGCAGGGTAGCCGGCCAGGGCCTTTTGCAGAAGCTGACAGACGCGTTAAAGGAAAGGCGGGAGGTGGAGTTCCCTGTTCACGATTACAGGGGAATCACCTATGTGTGGGAAGTGGTGCGCCATCTGGAAGAAGCCATGGGGCTTCCCGGAGGCGTTTATAACTTTGGAAGTGAGAACCGGTACAACACCTTTGACACGGCCAGGCTGTTCCTCAGGGAATTGGCAGGAAGCGATTCCGGCAGCATATTGAAATGCAATGATGAGCGCTTTGCCTCCTGTCCCAGGAATCTGACCATGAATACGGACAAGATCAGGTCCCATGGGATACGGTTCTTCAATACCTCCGAGGGAATACGCAAATGCTGCCTGGAACACAGGGAAATGTCCCAGGCCTGGTGTTAA
- the dnaK gene encoding molecular chaperone DnaK translates to MSKIIGIDLGTTNSCVAVMEGGKPTVIANAEGVRTTPSVVAFTKTGERLIGEPAKRQAVTNADKTISSIKRHMGTDYRVDIDGKKYTPQEISAMILQKLKADAESYLGETVTEAVITVPAYFNDAQRQATKDAGKIAGLDVKRIINEPTAAALAYGLDNEKEQKIMVYDLGGGTFDVSIIEIGDGVIEVLSTNGDTRLGGDDFDNAITNWMISEFKKAEGVDLSNDKMALQRLKEAAEKAKKELSTATTTNINLPFITATAEGPKHLDMNLTRAKFDELTHDLVERTAIPVQNALKDAGITASELGKVLLVGGSTRMIAAQEKVKQLTGKEPSKSLNPDECVAIGAAIQGGKLAGDAGAGDILLLDVTPLSLSIETMGGVATRLIERNTTIPTKKSQIFSTAADNQTAVDIHVVQGERQFARDNKTLGQFRLDGIPPARRGIPQIEVTFDIDANGIVNVSAKDLGTGKEQHITITSGSNMSDDDIDKAVKEAAEYEAQDKKRKEAIDARNDADSMVFQTEKALEEVGDKIAPGDKAEVEADLNSLKEAINRAPVEEMTDAQVEDIKAGREKLMNSAQKLFAKVYEQAQASGAAGQAGPDMGGAGNAAGGDDVVDADFKEV, encoded by the coding sequence ATGAGCAAGATTATCGGTATTGACTTAGGTACGACAAACAGCTGTGTGGCTGTTATGGAAGGCGGAAAACCAACTGTTATTGCCAACGCGGAGGGCGTAAGGACAACACCATCCGTTGTAGCATTCACAAAGACAGGAGAGAGGCTGATTGGCGAGCCCGCAAAGCGTCAGGCAGTTACCAACGCAGATAAAACCATCTCTTCCATCAAGCGCCACATGGGAACGGACTACAGAGTAGACATCGACGGAAAGAAGTACACTCCACAGGAGATTTCCGCTATGATTCTGCAGAAGCTGAAAGCAGACGCAGAGAGCTATCTGGGAGAGACTGTAACAGAGGCAGTCATCACGGTTCCGGCCTACTTTAACGACGCGCAGCGCCAGGCTACCAAGGATGCAGGCAAGATTGCGGGCCTGGATGTAAAACGTATCATCAACGAGCCTACGGCGGCAGCCCTGGCTTACGGACTTGACAATGAAAAAGAGCAGAAAATCATGGTATACGACTTAGGCGGCGGTACCTTTGATGTTTCCATTATTGAAATCGGCGACGGCGTAATCGAGGTTCTGTCCACCAACGGCGACACCCGTCTGGGCGGCGATGATTTTGACAATGCAATTACAAACTGGATGATTTCCGAGTTCAAGAAGGCCGAGGGTGTGGACCTGTCCAATGACAAGATGGCTCTCCAGAGATTGAAGGAAGCAGCTGAGAAGGCAAAGAAGGAGCTGTCCACAGCTACCACCACCAATATCAACCTGCCATTCATCACCGCAACGGCCGAGGGACCAAAGCATCTGGATATGAACCTGACCAGGGCTAAGTTTGACGAACTGACCCATGACCTGGTAGAGCGCACCGCCATCCCGGTACAGAACGCGCTTAAGGATGCGGGCATCACTGCTTCTGAACTGGGCAAGGTGCTGCTGGTAGGCGGTTCCACACGTATGATCGCTGCACAGGAAAAGGTAAAACAGCTGACAGGCAAGGAGCCAAGCAAGTCTCTGAACCCGGATGAGTGTGTTGCCATCGGCGCTGCTATCCAGGGCGGCAAGCTGGCTGGCGATGCAGGCGCAGGAGACATCCTTCTTCTGGATGTAACACCTCTTTCCCTGTCCATCGAGACCATGGGCGGCGTGGCTACCAGACTGATTGAGAGAAATACCACCATTCCAACCAAGAAGAGCCAGATTTTCTCAACCGCAGCAGACAACCAGACGGCAGTGGATATCCATGTGGTACAGGGCGAGCGTCAGTTTGCAAGGGATAACAAGACATTGGGACAGTTCCGTCTGGATGGAATTCCGCCAGCAAGAAGGGGTATTCCACAGATTGAGGTTACCTTTGACATTGATGCCAACGGTATCGTAAATGTATCCGCAAAGGATTTGGGAACAGGCAAGGAGCAGCACATCACCATTACTTCCGGCTCCAACATGTCAGACGATGATATCGATAAGGCAGTGAAGGAAGCAGCTGAATACGAGGCACAGGACAAGAAGCGCAAGGAAGCCATCGATGCAAGGAACGATGCGGACTCTATGGTATTCCAGACCGAGAAGGCCCTGGAAGAGGTTGGAGACAAGATTGCTCCTGGCGACAAGGCAGAGGTGGAAGCTGACCTTAATTCATTGAAGGAAGCCATTAACCGCGCTCCGGTTGAGGAGATGACAGACGCACAGGTAGAGGACATCAAGGCCGGCAGAGAGAAGCTGATGAACAGCGCCCAGAAGCTGTTTGCGAAGGTTTATGAGCAGGCGCAGGCCTCCGGCGCGGCAGGCCAGGCAGGCCCGGACATGGGCGGCGCTGGAAATGCAGCAGGCGGCGATGACGTTGTGGACGCTGATTTCAAGGAAGTATAA
- the hrcA gene encoding heat-inducible transcriptional repressor HrcA has product MPLDALLDDRKVTILKAIIKTYLETGEPVGSRTISKYSDLKLSSATIRNEMSDLEEMGYIIQPHTSAGRIPSDKGYRFYVDQIMLDKESEVTEFKEMMVQKVDKLELVLKKMAQVLAANTNYATMISGPSYHKTKLKFIQLSKMEKHKLLVVVVVEGNIIKNTMIDIEDNLSDEELLNLNILLNSSLNGLTIEEINLDVISKLKGDAGNHSQVVDLVLNEVAEAIKAGEEDLQIYTSGATNIFKYPELSDGDKASQLIDTLEHKEVLQEFVAEVNSGTEEEAGIQVYIGDESPVQSMKDCSVVTANYDLGGGLRGTIGIIGPKRMDYEKVLGTLRNLMNQLDTAFKKDER; this is encoded by the coding sequence ATGCCATTGGATGCGCTCCTGGACGACAGGAAGGTCACTATATTAAAGGCCATCATCAAGACATATCTGGAAACCGGAGAGCCAGTGGGCTCCAGGACCATTTCCAAATATTCAGACCTTAAGCTCAGCTCTGCCACCATCCGCAATGAGATGTCAGACCTGGAAGAGATGGGGTATATCATACAGCCCCATACCTCGGCAGGGCGGATTCCTTCCGACAAAGGATACCGGTTCTATGTGGACCAGATTATGCTGGATAAGGAGAGCGAGGTAACCGAGTTTAAGGAGATGATGGTCCAGAAGGTTGATAAGCTGGAACTGGTTCTAAAGAAGATGGCCCAGGTGCTGGCTGCCAATACCAACTACGCGACCATGATCAGCGGCCCCAGTTATCACAAGACAAAGCTTAAGTTCATCCAGCTTTCCAAGATGGAAAAGCATAAGCTTTTGGTGGTTGTGGTGGTGGAAGGCAATATCATCAAGAACACCATGATTGATATTGAGGATAATCTCAGCGACGAGGAGCTCCTTAATCTGAACATCCTGCTTAACAGCAGCCTGAACGGGCTGACCATAGAGGAAATCAATCTGGATGTCATCAGCAAGCTGAAGGGCGATGCGGGAAATCACAGCCAGGTGGTGGACCTGGTCCTGAACGAGGTGGCGGAAGCCATCAAGGCAGGGGAAGAGGATCTGCAGATTTATACCAGCGGAGCCACCAACATATTCAAGTACCCTGAGCTTTCGGACGGCGACAAAGCCAGCCAGCTCATTGATACACTGGAACATAAAGAAGTGCTGCAGGAATTTGTGGCGGAAGTCAATTCCGGTACAGAGGAAGAAGCGGGCATTCAGGTTTATATCGGTGACGAGAGCCCGGTGCAGTCCATGAAGGACTGCAGTGTGGTCACTGCCAATTACGATTTGGGAGGAGGCCTGCGGGGAACCATCGGTATCATAGGACCCAAGCGAATGGATTATGAAAAGGTTCTTGGGACCCTGCGCAATCTGATGAATCAGCTGGATACAGCATTTAAAAAAGATGAAAGGTGA
- a CDS encoding 3D domain-containing protein, producing MKLRHLLTGAILTVSLLAATAITVLAAAPKGRFKTVNSTTISGWAYNSSTPDDALNVRISIKDKNTGEEVFSQRMTAGEYSDELYGSGKGNGCHAFTLNMDWSTLPDGVYLVEGYVGDSDFSNPRTYTNGNPDARQEAPAAEAQNLIPLGVFKTTGYCPCGACSEGWGRHTCTGAVATAGHTIAVDPRVIPYGSKVMINGVVYTAEDRGGAVRGNHIDIFFNTHAETRQHGTQNAEVYLVQS from the coding sequence ATGAAATTAAGACACTTACTGACCGGAGCCATCCTTACCGTCAGCCTGCTTGCGGCTACTGCCATCACAGTCCTTGCAGCAGCGCCAAAGGGAAGGTTCAAAACAGTGAACAGCACCACCATCAGCGGTTGGGCTTACAACAGCAGCACACCTGATGATGCGCTTAACGTACGGATATCCATCAAAGATAAGAATACAGGTGAGGAAGTTTTCTCTCAGAGAATGACAGCCGGGGAATACAGCGACGAGCTGTACGGCAGCGGCAAGGGCAATGGCTGCCACGCCTTTACCCTCAATATGGACTGGAGCACCCTGCCCGATGGCGTCTATCTGGTAGAAGGCTATGTGGGAGACAGTGATTTCTCCAACCCCAGGACCTACACCAACGGCAATCCCGATGCCAGACAGGAAGCCCCTGCTGCCGAGGCCCAGAACCTGATTCCACTGGGCGTATTCAAGACAACGGGGTATTGTCCATGCGGGGCCTGTTCAGAGGGCTGGGGACGCCACACCTGCACCGGCGCCGTGGCCACTGCCGGCCACACCATTGCCGTGGACCCCCGGGTAATTCCCTATGGCTCCAAGGTAATGATAAACGGCGTGGTCTACACAGCGGAGGACCGCGGCGGAGCCGTCAGAGGCAATCACATTGACATCTTCTTCAACACCCATGCCGAGACACGTCAGCACGGCACCCAGAACGCAGAGGTCTATCTGGTCCAGTCATAA